In Aegilops tauschii subsp. strangulata cultivar AL8/78 chromosome 3, Aet v6.0, whole genome shotgun sequence, one genomic interval encodes:
- the LOC109776436 gene encoding pentatricopeptide repeat-containing protein At4g19220, mitochondrial has protein sequence MLRRVPSQLAAVNLTFPATANHARVSHPGLHVAIALFHHAPAEGEGGARHLLDGMPHGTRASSIVRALRDGASPAADTVAALHCASLKSGAVLDPPVRTSLLTAYARRRGDACAALALFDEAARPDVILWNAALDALTRSCRLGDAVALFRRMACVLGAFDSATVVIMLSGASRARGMDLGTALHATAVKRLLDTDLNLQNALVDMYAKCGRFCASEAVFWRMPCWDTTSWNSMIGGSAFDGLFEVSACCFREMIRLGVQADEVTLSSVLAASSRTDGLFSFGRSVHGCVVKLGYDDTASCSVANSLITFYSALGFTEDAGNVFAGILSKTLVSWNAMIKGLVENEKVSEALFVFQEMISGYQPDRATLVTVISGCADQGLLCEGKEIHGYIVRKGLLHEESSVGNSLLGLYMKCHDSFTAKLLFSTMPVRDLISWNTMLSGYSRDVSLGVEAQAMFKQLLSEGLKCTLTTILAVLPSCSCPEDLSFGKGVHSVILKYGFVSAVSVVNALMHMYICCGDTLAAFALLKRIMLFSDIISWNTAIVGCVQNGLHGDALEAFQLMHSCLPVNPDSITLVSVLSACGTLKLHSLGKSIHCMSLKHLLACNLRVKNALLTMYFRFADTESAESIFYSPGDINLCSWNCMISGFAQNNDGWRALQFYQKIEDFVPDEMCTVSIICACTQLGDLRYGKSIHGHVVRSDLQNNVFVSASLVDMYSKCGRLDVAARVFESSAEKSVACWNSMISALGFHGHGLRSIELFCKMIQSGMTTTRSTFIALLSACSHSGLTDEGWEYYHLMSEKFGITPTAEHHVCIVDMLGRAGRLQEAHKFVESLPSKEAHGVWGALLSACSNKAEVKMGESIAKHLLCLEPDNSGYYVTISNLYANQDMWDGAVKVRDILQGKGLMKPHGHSIVG, from the coding sequence ATGCTACGCCGAGTTCCCAGCCAGCTCGCCGCCGTAAACCTCACCTTCCCCGCGACAGCCAACCACGCCCGCGTTTCCCACCCGGGCCTTCACGTAGCCATAGCACTGTTCCACCATGCGCCCGCCGAGGGCGAGGGCGGCGCCCGCCACCTGCTCGACGGAATGCCCCACGGAACACGGGCCAGCTCCATCgtgcgcgcgctcagggacggcGCGAGCCCCGCCGCGGACACCGTCGCCGCCCTCCACTGCGCGTCCCTCAAGTCCGGCGCGGTGCTGGACCCGCCGGTGCGCACCTCGCTCCTCACGGCCTACGCCAGGAGGAGGGGCGACGCGTGTGCCGCCCTGGCGCTGTTCGACGAGGCCGCCCGCCCGGACGTGATCCTGTGGAACGCCGCGCTCGATGCTCTGACCCGGAGCTGCCGTCTCGGCGACGCTGTGGCTCTGTTCCGGCGGATGGCGTGCGTGCTCGGGGCGTTCGATTCGGCCACCGTGGTCATCATGCTGTCGGGGGCGTCGCGCGCCAGAGGCATGGACCTTGGGACGGCGCTCCATGCCACGGCCGTGAAGAGACTCCTCGACACCGACCTGAACCTTCAGAATGCTCTTGTGGACATGTACGCGAAGTGTGGGCGTTTCTGCGCTTCGGAGGCTGTGTTTTGGAGGATGCCGTGTTGGGACACCACCTCATGGAATTCTATGATAGGTGGAAGCGCGTTCGATGGACTTTTTGAAGTTTCGGCTTGTTGCTTCAGGGAGATGATCCGTTTGGGGGTTCAGGCAGATGAGGTCACTCTGTCTTCTGTCCTTGCAGCATCTTCTCGCACGGATGGTCTTTTTTCCTTTGGGAGGTCTGTCCATGGCTGTGTTGTCAAGCTTGGTTATGACGACACTGCATCTTGCTCGGTGGCGAATTCTCTTATAACATTTTATTCAGCCCTTGGATTTACCGAGGACGCAGGGAATGTCTTTGCAGGCATTTTGAGTAAAACTTTGGTATCATGGAATGCTATGATCAAGGGATTGGTGGAGAATGAAAAGGTCAGCGAAGCCCTCTTTGTTTTCCAAGAAATGATATCAGGGTACCAGCCAGATCGTGCCACTTTGGTGACTGTAATTTCTGGCTGTGCTGATCAAGGACTACTCTGTGAAGGGAAAGAAATCCACGGATACATAGTCAGAAAAGGCCTTCTGCATGAGGAGTCTTCTGTAGGAAATAGCTTACTTGGCTTATATATGAAATGTCATGACTCATTTACTGCTAAGCTTTTGTTCAGCACAATGCCAGTAAGAGACCTGATCTCATGGAACACAATGCTTTCTGGTTACTCAAGAGATGTCTCACTGGGAGTAGAGGCTCAAGCTATGTTCAAACAGCTGCTTTCTGAAGGTTTAAAGTGCACTTTGACCACTATACTTGCTGTTCTACCTTCATGCTCTTGTCCAGAAGACCTTAGTTTTGGCAAAGGAGTTCACTCTGTTATCCTGAAGTATGGATTTGTGAGTGCAGTTTCAGTTGTTAATGCGTTGATGCACATGTACATATGCTGCGGGGACACACTGGCTGCTTTCGCACTGTTGAAAAGAATAATGTTGTTTTCAGATATTATTTCATGGAATACAGCCATAGTAGGCTGTGTACAGAATGGACTACATGGTGACGCCTTGGAAGCCTTTCAGCTCATGCATTCATGTTTGCCAGTAAATCCTGACAGCATTACACTAGTTAGTGTTTTATCAGCATGTGGAACTCTTAAACTGCACTCCCTAGGAAAGTCCATCCACTGCATGTCACTGAAGCACTTGCTTGCATGCAATTTGAGGGTGAAGAATGCCCTGTTAACCATGTATTTCCGGTTTGCAGATACTGAAAGTGCCGAGTCAATCTTCTATAGTCCGGGAGATATAAATTTGTGCTCCTGGAATTGTATGATCTCTGGCTTTGCACAGAATAACGATGGCTGGAGAGCATTGCAGTTCTATCagaagattgaagactttgtgcCTGATGAAATGTGTACAGTCAGTATCATCTGTGCTTGCACTCAACTAGGGGATCTTAGATATGGAAAGAGCATACATGGGCATGTGGTCAGGTCTGATCTTCAAAATAATGTTTTTGTTTCAGCATCGCTAGTTGATATGTACAGTAAGTGTGGAAGACTCGACGTTGCTGCCAGAGTATTTGAATCCTCTGCTGAAAAATCAGTTGCTTGCTGGAACTCCATGATATCAGCTTTAGGATTTCATGGGCATGGGTTGCGATCAATAGAACTTTTCTGCAAGATGATTCAGTCTGGGATGACAACCACGAGAAGTACTTTTATTGCTCTTTTGTCAGCTTGCAGTCACTCTGGACTCACTGATGAAGGATGGGAGTATTACCACCTTATGTCAGAGAAATTTGGGATTACTCCAACAGCCGAACACCATGTATGCATCGTAGACATGCTTGGACGTGCTGGTCGGCTGCAGGAAGCACATAAATTTGTGGAGAGTTTACCATCCAAGGAAGCACATGGAGTTTGGGGTGCACTGTTAAGTGCTTGCAGTAACAAGGCTGAAGTCAAGATGGGTGAGTCCATCGCAAAGCATTTGCTCTGCCTGGAGCCTGACAACAGTGGTTATTATGTGACAATTTCTAACCTGTATGCAAATCAAGACATGTGGGATGGTGCAGTCAAGGTTAGGGACATTTTGCAAGGTAAAGGATTGATGAAGCCCCATGGTCACAGTATTGTTGGATAA